GGCCGCGACGTGCTGTCGCGGATCATCTACGGCGCGCGGATATCGCTGACGATCGGACTTCTCGGCATCACCGTCAGCTTCGTTCTCGGCATCGTCATCGGCGGGCTTGCCGGATATCATGGCGGGATCTTCGACCTTGTGGTCCAGAGACTGATCGAAGTCCTGCAGTCGATACCGAGCATTCCGCTCTGGCTTTCTCTGGCGGCGATCATGCCGGCGACATGGAGCCCGCTTCTCATCTATCTGGGTATAACGGTCATCCTAGGCCTTCTCGACTGGACCGGCCTTGCGCGCGCCGTGCGCTCGAAGCTGCTCGCGCTCAGGGAGGAAGACTATGTCCTTGCGGCGCAGCTGATGGGCGCCAGAAGCGGACGCATCATAGGGCGACACCTCGTTCCGGGCTTCATGTCCCATCTCATCGCAACGGCAACGATCTCCATACCCGGCATGATCCTCGGAGAAACGGCGTTGAGCTTCCTCGGCCTCGGCCTGCGCCCTCCGATAACCAGCTGGGGAATCCTGCTCACCGAGGCAAAGAGCGTCAGCGTCATTGCCTTCTATCCTTGGCTGCTTTTCCCCACGATCCCGGTCATTCTTGTGATATTGGCGTTCAACTTCCTGGGAGACGGGTTGCGCGACGCCGCCGATCCCTACAAATAAGCCCCGGTATCGCTGTTGGCTGCAAGCGATCGCTGCAATAGACTTCGACGTTTCTATCTTTGAGCGAAAGGTTTTTCGTATGACACGGCGCTTCGAGGATGCCCGCATCCTCATGTACAGCCACGATACCTTCGGGCTCGGCCATCTCAGACGTTGTCGCGCCATCGCCCATGCACTGGTGGAAGATTACAGCGGACTGCAGATCCTGATCATCTCCGGTGCGACCATCGCCGGCGCCTTCGATTATCGCGCGCGCGTCGACTTCGTGAAGATCCCGAGCGTCATAAAGCTCCGAAACGGCGAATATACCTCGCTGGACCGTCACATCGAGTTGCACGAGACCTTGAAAATGCGGCAGTCGATCATCCGTTCGACAGCGGAAACCTTCCGGCCGGATATTTTCGTCGTCGACAAGGAGCCGATGGGTCTGCGCGGCGAGGTAGAGGATACGCTCGCCTACCTGAAGACGCACGGCACCAGGCTGGTGCTTGGTCTGAGGGAAATCATGGACGCGCCGTACCTCCTTGAAGAGGAATGGAAGCGACGCGACACGATGCGCAAGATCGAGCAGTTCTACGATTCGATCTGGGTCTACGGACCGCCGGACTTCTACGATCCGCTGGTCGGGCTCGACGTGCCCGTTGCCGTGCGCGACCGCATGAACTTCGTCGGATTCCTGCAAAGAAGCGTTCCCAACGACGCACTG
The sequence above is drawn from the Sinorhizobium meliloti genome and encodes:
- a CDS encoding ABC transporter permease, producing MTSPIPAPGEPLPHYVSTAPFDPYSVEVMTEEQVRVNQASQLRLMWWKFKRHKVALASGIFLAVLYGMILICEFLAPYDLHTRNVDFIYAPPQRIHFFHEGEFVGPFVYGRTMTLDMDTLKRNYADDTSKVEPIRFFCRGDDYRFWGLFESNLHLVCPAEGGQLFLLGTDRLGRDVLSRIIYGARISLTIGLLGITVSFVLGIVIGGLAGYHGGIFDLVVQRLIEVLQSIPSIPLWLSLAAIMPATWSPLLIYLGITVILGLLDWTGLARAVRSKLLALREEDYVLAAQLMGARSGRIIGRHLVPGFMSHLIATATISIPGMILGETALSFLGLGLRPPITSWGILLTEAKSVSVIAFYPWLLFPTIPVILVILAFNFLGDGLRDAADPYK
- a CDS encoding glycosyltransferase family protein, with product MTRRFEDARILMYSHDTFGLGHLRRCRAIAHALVEDYSGLQILIISGATIAGAFDYRARVDFVKIPSVIKLRNGEYTSLDRHIELHETLKMRQSIIRSTAETFRPDIFVVDKEPMGLRGEVEDTLAYLKTHGTRLVLGLREIMDAPYLLEEEWKRRDTMRKIEQFYDSIWVYGPPDFYDPLVGLDVPVAVRDRMNFVGFLQRSVPNDALPGHKPEGDYILVTTGGGGDGADLIHDVIHAYQEDPELTHNALVVLGPYMPAKQRNKLIKKGSKIPFIKIIEFDNRMEELIAGARGVVSMGGYNTYCEILSFDKPALIVPRLQPREEQLIRAQRASALGLVDMLLPQEAEEPLRLAAALKALPQRAPPSLRANGLRLEGLVHISEIVGEWLDHRSKEHLAVVKRSN